A segment of the Devriesea agamarum genome:
CCTGCGGCCCCTCCCCTGACAGGTGCAAACGCATGGTGAGCTCGTCACCGCAGGTCGGGTTCACATGGTGAACCTCCGACTCGTACGGTTCGCGCAGTCCCGCGTTTTGCGGTCTGCGATCGTGTTCAAAAACGATCGAGGAGTACAGGGAGTTCAGATTCGCCGACACGCTCAGAACCTCGCAAAGAAGTCGATGGTGTAGCGGACGGCGTCGATCAGCGCATCGACATCATCCGCGGTGGAATAGACAGAAAAGGATGCCCGGGTGGTGCCGTTCAGACCATAGCGCCGGTGCAGTGGCCACGCGCAGTGATGCCCGACCCTGACCTCAACCCCCCGGGAATCCAGAAGTTGGCCGACGTCGTGCGGATGCCGCCCAGCCAGGTCAAAGGAGACAGCACCCGCTCGGTTCGCTTCTGCCCCGGGCCCAATGATCCGGATACCAGGGATCTCTTCGAGCCCCGTGAGCGCACGCTGGGTCAATGCCCGGCCATGAGCGGCCACGTTATCCATCCCGAGACGGCTGAGATAGTCAGCAGCTGCTGCCAACCCCACCGCTTGCGAAACCATCGGGGTGCCCGCCTCGAACCGGGCTGGCGGGGCAGCATAGGTGGAATGATCCATGTGGACCACTTCGATCATGGATCCACCGGTCAAAAATGGCGGCATCTCGGCCAGGAGATCATACCGACCCCATAGAGCGCCGATCCCGGTTGGCCCCAGCATTTTATGTCCCGAAAACGCGGCGAAGTCCACTCCCAGCGCGGCCAGATCCACTGGCATATGCGGAACGGACTGGCAAGCATCCAGAACAACCAGCGCTCCGACGTCGTGGGCAGCCCTGGCCAGATCTGCCACCGGATTAACGGTGCCAAGCACATTGGACTGATGAGTCAGCGCCAACACCTTGGTCCGCTCTGTCAAGAGGGAACCCAGATCACTGAGGTCAAGTTGGAAGTCATCTGTCAACGGGATCCAGCGAAGCCTCGCCCCGGTGCGTCGGCACGCCTCTTGCCAGGGCACAAGATTGGCGTGATGCTCCATTTCCGTGACCAGCACCTCGTCGCCCTCGCGCAGAGTGAGTGCGTCCGGGATGTTCGGGCCACTGTTGCTCAAGGAGTACGCCACAAGATTCAAGGATTCTGTCGCGTTTTTGGTGAAGATCAGCTCATCCGGATTCGCCACACCCACAAACCGCGCAAGCGTACCCCGGGCAGTTTCATAGGCATCTGTGGAGGCTTCAGCCATGCGGTGGGCACCCCGTTTTACCGCGGCATTCGCCGTACGCAGGTACTCCATCTCGGCGGCAAGGACCTGCTCTGGATGCTGGGCAGTGGCTCCCGAATCCAAATAGACCAGGCGACGTTCCTGCCCGTCTTCATAATCCGTCAACGTTTGGTTCAGAATCGGGAAATCAGCGCGCAATGCCGCGACATCCAGCCCTGCGCCACTCGCTGTTTTCGGGGGCTCAGAGGCAGCTTGCTGGGTAGCGTCAGCTGCGATCTTGGCCTGGTCACCGGCATTATCCCGGGCATATTCGCCACTCATCGCAACCTCCTGTTAGCGCACGTCACGGCGCCACCCAGTATAGGGACGCCATACCGATTGCCCGAGAAGGTCGTGAGACACACGACACGAAAGACGCTTGCTCCTCGCCGGTCGTGAAAATTTTGTCCGCGCCTACGTGCTCTGCCTCTCCCAGAGACGGCACTATTCCAGCTACCTTTGAAACCCACGACGTATTAGCGTGGTTCCATCCCTGTCCCTGCGTTCGTTCGAGGTCCATGTGCGTTCCTGGATGCGAGTCCAGTTTTTCGTTTTCTACTTCAGCTGGGTGACCTTCCTGTCCTATTGGGGTATTTACCTCAACGCCCGAGGTTTCAATCCCACTGAAATCGGCATGTCCATCACTGCTTCGCTCGTGACCCGAGGGTTAGCAGTCGCCGTACTGTTCCCTCTCGTCAACCGGCACGTCGGCATTTTGCGGTTAACGCGCGCGCTCGGATGGTTGAGCCTTGCCTGCGGAATTCTGTTCGTCCCCGATATGGGGTATGTATCGCTGATCGTGGTCTCCTCCGCCTTCGGCATTTTGTATCCGACCATGATGCCTGTGCTTGAGACCATCGGGACGCTCGGCGCCCAGCGTGGCCATTTTGCGTACGGCCCGACTCGTCTGTTCGGTTCAGCAGGGTTTGTGATCGGCACAATTGTCAACGCATTGGTGTCCGAATACTTCGGCAATGAAAGTCTGATCTGGCTGTTTTTATTCGGGTGCGCCGCGATGTCTGTGCTGGCGCTGCGCCCGCTGCGTGATGAGGTGCTCGCGCAGCAAACGTCTGGGCCACTCGGTTCGTGGGGTGAACTCGTCGGCAGGCGCCTTTTCTGGGTGGTTTTGATCATCGTGATCGTGACCCAAAGCGCGCACGGCGCGTATTACGCCTTCGGCGCCTTGCGGCTTCAGGATCTTGGGATTAGTGACCAGCTCATCGGCATCACGCTCATTGTGGCGCCGATTAGCGAAATGGTGGTCTTTCAGTTATCGGGTCGAAAAGCCGATTCCATGTCCATCCCCTGGCTGCTGGGCGTTGCCGCGGCCGCAGGTGTTCTGAGGTGGCTAGTGTGGGCCTTCAGCACCAATGCTGGTCTGCTTCTGGCTTCCCAGACGCTCCACGGGCTCACATTCGCTCTCATGCAAATTGGGTTCCTTCAGTTCCTGCGTCGCCATGTTCCGCCACATTTGGTCACGCCCGCTCAAAGTGCCTACGCCGCACTAGGCACCGGTATAGGAACCGCCGCAGCCACCGCTCTGGCCGGAGTATTTTTCCAAACTTCCCCCACGCTGACCTTCGTACTCATGGCCGGGATCTCCGCCCTTGGAGTTATTGCGTCCCCGTTCCTTATCTCTCCGCTGCGCACCGCCACGCATCAGGAGCTGTCTTTACCCGAAAGGTAGGGGCGGTCAGTCCCATCACTAGGGTCTTTTACACTAAGGTCTTTTAGTTATTGGATGGTTCGTCCTTTGACGGTTTTCGCGAACGTTTAAGTAGTAAAGATCGTCCACGCGCGGGCGAACCCGTTCCGCGCATACCCGCGGCGACCGCTACGACGTTAGCAACGCTAATGAGGGCAAGTCCCGTCAGATCGGCGGGTGTGAGCTTTTCCCCCAAGATGATGGCACCGGCCAGGGCCGCGCAGGCGGGGTGCAGGCTCATTAAGGTTGATGCGATGCCGAGCGGTAATCTGCGCAACGCCAGTACATCCGCTGCGTACGGAATCGCCGAGGACAGTAACCCCGCGAGCAGTGCTAGCGCCATGATGGGCACGGTAACCGCTCCAAAATCCATGGTGGCTAACGCGATCGGACCGAATAGCGCGGTGGTGCAGACCGCGGCGATGGCAGACGGGGCAAGACCCTCTAAGCGCCGGCCGGCAGACCGTGCTGCCGCCAGATAGAGTGCCCAGCACAGCGCTGCCAGCAAGGCGAAGAACGCTCCGGCGGGCGTCGCGGACCCCTGGGGCCCGGTGACCAGAATCATTCCGGCAAAACCTGCGCCGGCGCATAGAACGCCGATCAGATTGCGGGTGGCGATCACCGCTAAAATAAGCGGTCCCAAAAACTCCAGCGTCACCGCAAGACCCACTCCGATCTCAGCGATGGCGGCATATATCGCCGTGTTCATGCCTGCGAGTGGCAAAGCCACCAGCACTCCCCAGGCCAAGTCGCGAGATCTTGCCCTGCGGAGATACCTCCATGCAAGCGGCACATGCATCAGAGACATCACGAGCTGCCGGATAGCGACGACCGCGGGAATACCCAGCGGCGCTATCACCATGGCGGCGCAGGCTGCCCCGATCTGCGTCGACGCAGCTCCGGTGGTCAACAGAGCCACCCCAGCGCCCGGACGGTACTGCGGGCCGTGTGAGCTGGATGGCGCCGGGCCGACCGGGGTGGTTTCCGCCGAGTGGGAGGGGCGAGAAGACATCACCCTGGCGAGCCTACGACATATGCGCTACGAAGCTCGGGTATCTCCATGTCGCGATATCTGCGACAGCGTGAGCGAGGCCCCCGAGATGTGTGAGATCAAGGCGATTACGCCCACCAAGACGAATGCTAAAGCCGTCACCGGAGCCGCTGAGGCAAGCGCTGTGAGAACCGAGGTTCCGTTGGCAGTTGCGAATCTAGATCCCAGGGCGATGAGCACCGTAGCGATCAGAAGACCTGCGGTGACCTGGATTATTAGCACTTCCGTTCCCATCGTGACAAGAATCCGTCGCCCACCGACGCCGAGGCTTTTCAGCACGGAAAACTCGCGGCGCCGCGCCAGGTTCCCGCTGATTGCTGACTGAATCAAGCTGAGCACGCTCATCACATAAATCGTGCCAAATATTCCGATATTAGAACGATAGGTATTGGCAGAACGCGTCTGTTCTAGCTGCTGAATATATTCAGATTTATTCATGACGTCGGCTTGAATATGTGCAGCGTGTAGCGTGTTGAGGGCCCGTTGAGGAGTGATCGGGGCTGCAAATACTGTCACGGGCAGCGTAGCCGGGTTAGGGACGAACCTGGATACTTGGGACCAGTCCATAAAGACCCCTTCCAGCCACGAGTCGTTCATCACCGCAACTACCCGCAGGGTGACCGTCCCACCTTCGTTATTACGGATCGTAAGAGAGTCACCAATTTTGGCGCCACTCACACTGGTAGCCACATTGGTTCCACCGACGGCTCCCAGATCGCCCGCGACCACCTGCTGCTTTTGCAGTGTTGCCACATGGGTAGGGTCGGCAAAGTACACCCTTCTAGTTTTTCCGGAGACATCGCGCTGCACAGACGCTAACCGAGCAATGCGGTCACTTTTCGATTTTAGGGCTTGAAATGCTCGATCAGCCTGAGGTGCCCCCATCACCGATGTGATGGCGCTCGAACTTATCCTCTGCCGATAGATATCTTCTCGAATCTGCTGGTCAGGAGCATTCGCGACCAGAAAACCGCCAAAGATACCCACGGCAACGATGACCGGAGTTGCCATGCGGGCAAAACGGATTCGATCTTTGCTCGCTCGTTGCGCAGCAAGGAGGCCAGGACCGGGCGCCACCGCTCCAACGCATCGCCCAATAATCCACGCACCCACCGGGATGATGAGCGGAGCAATAGCGAACAACGGCACAACTGCTAAAAGTGGCAGAGCGATGATCAGCGACGAACCAAAAGCGTCCGCGCTCCCGAGCACTACGCAAAGCAATCCGGCAACGACGATGACGATCCGGATGGATACGCCCCACCAGGATGGGCGCGGAGCTAGCGCATTCATCGAGCCAAGAAGATCTCCGCGAGTCATGCTGCGAACAGCAACCAGCCCGGCTATTCCTGTCGTCAGCGTCGCAGCCACCGTCACAATCAGCGCCGCCGCAAGAGAAAAACCAAACTGTACCTGCACCCCAGAGCCGAAGAATCCAATGGCTTGAAGCCCTGCAAAGAGCGGACCGGCTAGCAAAACTCCGACAACCGATGATGGCAGTGCTACCGCGAAGCCCATGACCAGGCATTCCAAAAACACCATCCGCGATAAGCGCCAACGGTTCGCCCCAACCAGGCGCATCAGAGCGAACTCGCGTTGCCGGAACCCCACCACCTGTTTCACAGCAGAGCACATGAGGAATCCACTAATCACGATGACCAAACCACTTAAAACTGAGAGAAGTCCCCTAAATGAGGTCAGCTGAATCGCAACATCTTGCGGCGACACGCCCGCAACGTGAACGTTATGAGGGTGGGAGAAGGCATCAACGAGGCCCGCTTGAGCCGACGCGATGAGGACCGTGAAGCAGAGAGTGACGATGCATCCCGTATACAACGCAATGTGTTTGCGAAGGAGCCTAATAGATAGCCGCATTATTTCGAGCATGACCGCGCCTCCAGATCTGCGAGGCGTTCCGAAATATCGCGCGATGAGAGCCCAGATTCGTCAGCAGCGACGGCTCCGTCGTACAGAAACAGTACCCTGGATGCCTGGGCAGCGACCGTGGGGTCGTGAGTTACGAGGATGACCGTGCTGCCACTTTCGGGCAGAGTCCCGAGATTATTCATCACCTCACGGCGTGACTCGCTATCCAATGCGCCCGTCGGTTCATCAGCAAAAACGATGTCTCGCTGGCTGGCTAAGGCGCGAGCAATCGCAACCCTTTGCCGCTGACCACCGGATAGTTGATCGGGGTATCGCTTTTCGAGCCCTGCGAGCCCAACTCGACGTAACGCCTGTTTCGCCGACTCATCCGACATGCGCTTACCGTCAAATAGCGCGGGCAGCTTCACATTTTGGATCGCCGTCAGCGCATCGATTAAGTTGTACGACTGGAAAATAAAACCCCAAGCTATCCTCCGCAATTTATCGAGCTTAGCGGCGCTCAGGGTAGCTAGATCAGAATTGCGATACAGGATCCGCCCTTGAGTAGGTCTCAGCAAACCTGCCACACAGTTTAGAAACGTGGACTTACCAGAACCGGACGGCCCCATCACCGCCGTCATCGTCGCCGGCTCAAAATCAACTGTGATTCCACACAGTACATCTGGGGACTTTCCATAGCGGTGATGCAAGTTATCGACACTCAGAACAGGCATGATATTTCTTTCTGTGAGCGGTCTGACGTGGGAAATATTGGGCCGTCGATGGCATAGTTTTTCGATAACACCGAGGGGTATTTTGATAATACTCGGGTTTCTTTTACTGACTCTAAACGGTCTGCTCTATGCAACGAAAAATAGTTATTTCTTAATGTCATTGTGAATCAGCCTGTAAATCCTATATATCGAGATACCTTTAATACTGCTCTTGCCGTGCTGCCGCAAAGACCTCGCAGAACAGACATCAGCTAGGAATACGATACGCCTGATCGACCACGAATCTGACAAAAACTGGGGGCAGGCCCGTCGCTACCATGTCTCTGCCGCGACGTAGACGCGATATCACCCAGGTTCACAGCCCAACTGCTGATCGACGACCGGTAAAAACCTAAGCAACCAAGCCTTCTACCGGCACGCCCTCATCGCCGACGATGAAAAGCGACGATCCCTCACCACGCTTACACCCAACGATTTCAGGTGTTCTAGCGCTTCTAATTGAGTGGACCTCCGTAGAGGTTTGAGAACCCCTGCCCACCGCTGAAAACCTGTCTTTGCGTCGGCGCGTTCCAGCAGGCCACAGCACGATGAGGTGGAGCCAGCCGGGGCCACCGAGCCAGAGCAGATGCTGGTGATCAGGAAGTACGGAGGCGCGATCAGCATCGCGGATATCCCCCACTTGAGTCCGCGCCGGGTGCGGATATCCGCGAGCAGTCGATTGCTCGGCATGTAGCGGTGCAGGTAGTCGCGGACGCGAACGCTGAGCGTCGAGATAAGGCGGAACATGACGGGCCCCTCGTCACACGTGTTACTCCGTCGAGGAGACAGAACGTGTGTGAGCGCCCGAAGGCCGTCCCGGAGGACCCGCAATATAAGGAGAACCCGCCTAACTATCCACTGTACGCCGGGGTCGGCGTTCATAGAACCCGCGCTCGCCGTCGCTTCGCCGCGCGCACCTTTCCGTGTAGGAGTGAGAGGACCCGACGATGACGAACCTGAGCCAGGCAGTCCAGGACGAGCGCACGGCGCGAATGGTGCTGTCGATGGTCGTCGAACCATACGACGCCGTGACCAGTCGTCTACTGGCCAAGCTCGGTGTGCTTGAACTGTTTCGGCTCGCCGAGAGTAGTGAGTCGATGCCGGACCTCAGAACCGTCGATACTCAGGTCTGGCGTTCCCAGTTCGAGCGCTCAGACGCTCGGACGCTTGAGCAGAACGTCGTCAAAGCCCTGTGCGCTGGTATCGGCGCGAGGGCCTCGACCTCCTACAGCGAGCATGTGGCCGCGGAGTTGGCCTCTGACCTCGTCAACGCGGACCGGGTAGTCTTGGCCGGTGGCACGTATGGAATCGAAGGTGCTGCTCATCGAGCGACCTTGGCGTCTGGTGCCGACATGATCGCGGTCATGGCCAACGGCGTTGATCGGCTCTGCCCGATGGGTCACCGTGAGCTACTTGAGCGGATGGCCGACCTCGGCCTCCTTGTCAGTGAGGTCCCGCCAGGCGCGGTAGCAACGCGCCATCGCTTCATCGCTCGGACGCGGCTGATGGCCGCGCTCTCCGCAGCGACCGCCGTTGTCGAGGCTGGCGTTCGCTGAGGAACTGACGCAGAACCAGCAGATCACCGCGCTCGGCAACGGAGTGCTAACTCTCCGGGCCGCGTTAGCACTATCGCTGCTCGTCGCCTGAACGTGAGCTACGAGAGAGTCGCGTCCTCCAGTGCGCGCGGCGTTGTTCCCAGAGCGGAGAGTAGGCGGGCCCTGATTCGCTGCTTGCGCTCCTCGAAGAACGACGCGAAGTCCGCCAAATCAAGCGGAAGGCCGTCGAGCTCGTTCTCGACAAGGTACGTGGCTCGCTTGTCCTCGCTCGGGAAGGCGGTGTCGGTCCACTCCGCGGGCAGGCCGTCCTGCTTCTCGATGTTGGCGGTTCCGGCACGCAGCTGAAGGTTGTTTGCTAGGAGGTTCACGGCTGCCAGGTAGTCGTCGATGCTGTCGAGCGGGACGCCGGCGTCGAGTAGCTTCTTCGTGGTGAACCGGGACTTGGGGAACATGTGGTCTTCATGCAACTTCTTGCTCAGGTCCGGCCCCGAGTACAGGATCGAGAGAACGGAGAACGTCCGCTAGCCGGCGTACTTGAGGTTGAGCAGCTCGTCGATCTCGGCGGCGTCGAACGCGAGACTCTTGCCAACGGCCGCCATCGCCTCCTCGACCGCCGCGACCGGGAAGCCGTTCGTCGAGTTGGTGCGGAGGACATCGCGGATGCGGGTGAGGAGAGTGTCGAGGCCCGACCCCCAGATGCCGCGCTTGACCAGAGAGCGGACCTCCTCGCGGGCATCCAGCTCTTGCCGCTGGTTCGTCGCCATCGACAGCAGCAGGTCGGAGTAGGAGAGGGTGGTGCCGCCGCTATTGACGGGGACGAAGACTTCGAGCACCTTGTCGGCGTCCTGATCGGTGACCAGGAAGTAGTTCATCAGCTTGAGAACCCGCACCGCCTCGTATAGGTCGTAGAGTCGCTGGAACGCGTCGGCCGATCCGGCGATGCCCCGTTGCTCCAACTCGCGCACGATCGCAGGGCCGGCGTTGGCGAGATCGAGGACCACACATACCCAGAACCACTTGTCTGCCTTGCCGTCTGCCGGGAAGCTTCCCGGTTGGGGAGGAACCACATGTCGTACTTGGTGCCGAGTTCCTCGTCGTCGGGCTCGTAGACGAGGTTGAGATAGAGGCGCTTGACGGCGAACGCATCCGCGCTGTTCCACCGCGCGTACTTCTTCTCCGCGATGCTGCCGTACAGCGCGATGTTCAACGAGGTGAGGCGCTGCTGCCCGTCAAGGACCGCCGTGGTGCCACTCCCGGAGGGAACCGCTGCCTTGTCCGTATAGGGGTTGTCGCACTCATGATGTTTCGTTAGGAACCCGTAGAACGTGTACGACTACACCGTTTCAGGCTTGACGTCCCAAAGCAGTAAGGACCCGACTGGTATCCGCGCATGAGAGACTGCCGACGAGCTTGATGATCTGGTCGGCGCCCCAGACGAACTCGCGCTGGATCGCCAGCATCAGGTACTCGCGCTTGAGGAAAGCGGTCAGCATCTCCTCGATGCTGCGCGGAGTCTGGACCGACATGCGAATTCTCTCGGTAGGGTTGGCAAGTGGTCAGGCGATGGCGTCGTCATATACGGCCACCACGGTGTCGTAGAGGCCGTAGTGACGCAGCCCCTTGTGGGACTCGATGCCGGTGTAGGACAGGGAGGAGTCCTCGTAGCGCCGGAAGGCGAAGACGGCCTGGTTCATATGGGTGGCGTTGAAGACGCCGAGGTTCACGAGAAGGTGGAAGTCCTCTACGGCCAGTCCAGTGACGGTGCGGAACAGGCCCGGTTCGAGTTTGGTGATGACATCCTGGAGGGTGTTCTCGCGGAAGTCGGTGAGGTACATGAACGCCGGGATTCGGG
Coding sequences within it:
- a CDS encoding aminotransferase class V-fold PLP-dependent enzyme, which produces MSGEYARDNAGDQAKIAADATQQAASEPPKTASGAGLDVAALRADFPILNQTLTDYEDGQERRLVYLDSGATAQHPEQVLAAEMEYLRTANAAVKRGAHRMAEASTDAYETARGTLARFVGVANPDELIFTKNATESLNLVAYSLSNSGPNIPDALTLREGDEVLVTEMEHHANLVPWQEACRRTGARLRWIPLTDDFQLDLSDLGSLLTERTKVLALTHQSNVLGTVNPVADLARAAHDVGALVVLDACQSVPHMPVDLAALGVDFAAFSGHKMLGPTGIGALWGRYDLLAEMPPFLTGGSMIEVVHMDHSTYAAPPARFEAGTPMVSQAVGLAAAADYLSRLGMDNVAAHGRALTQRALTGLEEIPGIRIIGPGAEANRAGAVSFDLAGRHPHDVGQLLDSRGVEVRVGHHCAWPLHRRYGLNGTTRASFSVYSTADDVDALIDAVRYTIDFFARF
- a CDS encoding MFS transporter, with the protein product MVPSLSLRSFEVHVRSWMRVQFFVFYFSWVTFLSYWGIYLNARGFNPTEIGMSITASLVTRGLAVAVLFPLVNRHVGILRLTRALGWLSLACGILFVPDMGYVSLIVVSSAFGILYPTMMPVLETIGTLGAQRGHFAYGPTRLFGSAGFVIGTIVNALVSEYFGNESLIWLFLFGCAAMSVLALRPLRDEVLAQQTSGPLGSWGELVGRRLFWVVLIIVIVTQSAHGAYYAFGALRLQDLGISDQLIGITLIVAPISEMVVFQLSGRKADSMSIPWLLGVAAAAGVLRWLVWAFSTNAGLLLASQTLHGLTFALMQIGFLQFLRRHVPPHLVTPAQSAYAALGTGIGTAAATALAGVFFQTSPTLTFVLMAGISALGVIASPFLISPLRTATHQELSLPER
- a CDS encoding EamA family transporter; the encoded protein is MSSRPSHSAETTPVGPAPSSSHGPQYRPGAGVALLTTGAASTQIGAACAAMVIAPLGIPAVVAIRQLVMSLMHVPLAWRYLRRARSRDLAWGVLVALPLAGMNTAIYAAIAEIGVGLAVTLEFLGPLILAVIATRNLIGVLCAGAGFAGMILVTGPQGSATPAGAFFALLAALCWALYLAAARSAGRRLEGLAPSAIAAVCTTALFGPIALATMDFGAVTVPIMALALLAGLLSSAIPYAADVLALRRLPLGIASTLMSLHPACAALAGAIILGEKLTPADLTGLALISVANVVAVAAGMRGTGSPARGRSLLLKRSRKPSKDEPSNN
- a CDS encoding FtsX-like permease family protein, producing MLEIMRLSIRLLRKHIALYTGCIVTLCFTVLIASAQAGLVDAFSHPHNVHVAGVSPQDVAIQLTSFRGLLSVLSGLVIVISGFLMCSAVKQVVGFRQREFALMRLVGANRWRLSRMVFLECLVMGFAVALPSSVVGVLLAGPLFAGLQAIGFFGSGVQVQFGFSLAAALIVTVAATLTTGIAGLVAVRSMTRGDLLGSMNALAPRPSWWGVSIRIVIVVAGLLCVVLGSADAFGSSLIIALPLLAVVPLFAIAPLIIPVGAWIIGRCVGAVAPGPGLLAAQRASKDRIRFARMATPVIVAVGIFGGFLVANAPDQQIREDIYRQRISSSAITSVMGAPQADRAFQALKSKSDRIARLASVQRDVSGKTRRVYFADPTHVATLQKQQVVAGDLGAVGGTNVATSVSGAKIGDSLTIRNNEGGTVTLRVVAVMNDSWLEGVFMDWSQVSRFVPNPATLPVTVFAAPITPQRALNTLHAAHIQADVMNKSEYIQQLEQTRSANTYRSNIGIFGTIYVMSVLSLIQSAISGNLARRREFSVLKSLGVGGRRILVTMGTEVLIIQVTAGLLIATVLIALGSRFATANGTSVLTALASAAPVTALAFVLVGVIALISHISGASLTLSQISRHGDTRAS
- a CDS encoding ABC transporter ATP-binding protein, translating into MPVLSVDNLHHRYGKSPDVLCGITVDFEPATMTAVMGPSGSGKSTFLNCVAGLLRPTQGRILYRNSDLATLSAAKLDKLRRIAWGFIFQSYNLIDALTAIQNVKLPALFDGKRMSDESAKQALRRVGLAGLEKRYPDQLSGGQRQRVAIARALASQRDIVFADEPTGALDSESRREVMNNLGTLPESGSTVILVTHDPTVAAQASRVLFLYDGAVAADESGLSSRDISERLADLEARSCSK
- a CDS encoding DNA-processing protein DprA encodes the protein MTNLSQAVQDERTARMVLSMVVEPYDAVTSRLLAKLGVLELFRLAESSESMPDLRTVDTQVWRSQFERSDARTLEQNVVKALCAGIGARASTSYSEHVAAELASDLVNADRVVLAGGTYGIEGAAHRATLASGADMIAVMANGVDRLCPMGHRELLERMADLGLLVSEVPPGAVATRHRFIARTRLMAALSAATAVVEAGVR